The sequence CGGCACCAATATCGAGTGCACTTTCAAACATCCACCCCGCTTTAATCTCTATGTCAGATATTGTGCTGTTGTCATAGCTAATGTAATTGATCATGCCCGCCACATATGCCCCGGTGGTGGGTATGTCGAATCTCGCCATTCCGTAGATCATTGGCAGGCCACCGTTAAGTTCAGTGATTTCCTCTATCGGTTCAGCGCCTTCTGGCTCTGATTCTATACTTGCTTGCCCATCAAGAATTTTTGCTGTGATGCCAACATCCATACTGACCCAGTTATCCAGTATTTCGTAATAAAGCGTCAAATCGGTTTGGTTGAAATCGAGCAGCGTTGTGGTTGGCGCGCTTGCGGGAAAGCTAATTTCATCCCATGTGAACTCTCGATCAACGACGGCAAACCCCTCGCTTTTGAGGGTTGCACGTTGAATGCGGATATTAGGTATGAGGGGGATCGGGTGTTCAAGAGCGACGTAAAAAAAGCTGCTTTTGTCGGTCTCAAGACCCAGTTCATCGGTGGTGATGGGTACGTCATCAATTCCCATTGATCCGTCTAAGGATACATCCCAAGAGCCCGCACCCGCATAAATACCTAATACCGTATCGGCGAGGGTGTGGGAGGACAGCAGGCTGCAGCCGCCGATTAAAAGGGGGGCGTACAGGCGTGAGTTCCAGTTTTTCATGATATTTATCCTAATGCAATCCAGAGTGTGCAGTGTCAGCAATATTAACTTATAGCAAATACTTGTGCTGTCGCGCTTTGTTTTTGTAAATGTTGAAATAAACTTGTCGTTCTATGCACCTTTGTCGCGGAGAGTCTCATAGAAAGCGAGTGCAGCATTGCCTAGCGTTCTCTTGGCGTGTGTGACAACACCTAGCTCTCGTTTTAGGTGTACGTTTTTTACTGGGATTTCAATCATTTGATCATCCACCATGGTTTTGGGTAATACGCTCCAGCCGAGCCCGACAGAAACCATCATTTTGATGGTTTCTAGGTAATTCGTGGTCATGCTGAGTTCTAATTTGAGATCCACTTCATCGAAGCATCGTTTAACAAGGCGGCCAGTAAAAGTATTGAGGTCGGGAAGAATAGCAGCCTGTCGGCTAAGTATTTCTAGGGAAATGGTGTGAGCCGCCGCTAGAGGATGGTTTCGAGCAGCGACGAAAACAAGAGGGTCCGACCAGATGCGTTCGCCAATAAGAGGCTCCTGTATTTTCGGGGCTAAGGTTACAACTGCAAGTTCACAGTCACCGTGAGTGACGCGCTCGTGGGCTTGCTCGGAGTCTAAGAATTCAAACTGTAAGTTAACATGCTGGTGTTTTGATGTGAACGCATGCAGTACTGGAGGTAAATGGTGCAGCCCTATGTGGTGACTTGTAGCAACGCGCAGCACGCCTGATATATTGCCCGTTAATTCTTTAATCGTGCGTTCTGTATCAGTAATGGAACGTAGTATTTGCTCAGCCCTTGGGCGAAGCGTTTCGCCAGCTTCAGTTAGTATCACTTCGCGGCCTAATCTATCGAACAAGCAGTGGTTTAATTTTTTTTCCAGTGCTGCAATGCGCTTACTGATAGCGGGTTGTGTGAGATGCAGGCTTTCGGCAGCCAATGAAAACGATTGATGTTCAGCGACGGCGATAAAAGCCTTGAGTGTTTCGGTATCCATTTGATCTTTCCGTGCTCTCTAGAGACATTCTTTATAGTGTATTCCTTTTCGGAATGCAAAATATGAAAATAATGAATTTGAGTTATCAGTCTGGTGATACTAGAATGCTTGGCATCCGCACCTATCGGTGCACTTGAAGACCGCTATTTTAAGAGGCCTGTGTTATGACCCCACGTACGCTTTACGACAAGCTTTGGGATGACCATGAAGTTACTCAAAGGGATGATGGCTCCTCCCTGATTTATATTGATCGCCATATTGTTCACGAGGTGACCTCTCCGCAAGCATTTGAAGGGCTTCGTTTGGCTGGGCGTAAGCCGTGGCGTGTTGATAGCGTTGTGGCAACGCCGGATCATAACGTGCCTACTACATCGTTTGAACGCGCCTCAGGAGTGGATGGAATTGCGGACCCAATATCTAAAATTCAAGTGCAAACACTCGACGATAATTGCGATGAGCTAGGTATTGTCGAGTTTAAAATAAATGACCGACGTCAAGGTATTGTGCACGTTGTGGGGCCCGAAACCGGTGCATGTTTGCCGGGTATGACTATTGTATGCGGTGATTCCCACACATCTACTAATGGTGCACTAGGCGCATTAGCGTTTGGTATTGGTACCAGTGAGGTTGAGCATGTGCTTGCCACGCAATGTATTGTTGCCAAAAAAATGAAAAACATGTTGATTCGTGTCGATGGTGAACTGGGTAAGGGCGTTACCTCAAAAGATGTTGTACTGGCTATTATTGGCAAAATAGGCACTGCAGGTGGAACAGGTTATGCGATTGAGTTTGGTGGCGATGTCTTCCAGAGCATGTCGATGGAAGGCCGTTTAACTGTGTGCAATATGGCCATCGAGGCGGGTGCCCGTGCAGGTATGGTAGCGGTGGATGACATCACAATTGAATACGTCAAAGGTCGTGCCTTTGCACCGAAAGGTGACGTCTGGGAAAAAGCCGAGAGCGATTGGCGGGGGTATTGTTCAGACGACGGAGCGGTGTTTGATAAGGTTGTTGAATTAAAGGGTGCTGACATTAAGCCTCAGGTTAGCTGGGGTACGTCGCCTGAGATGGTGCTGCCTATTGATGGCGCCATACCTGACCCAAGTGCAGAAAATGATGAAGTTAAAGCGGGCGGTATTACACGAGCGCTCGAATATATGGGGTTAAAGGCTGGCCAAGCAATTGAGGATATCTACGTAGATAGAGTCTTTATCGGCTCTTGTACGAATTCTCGCATTGAAGATATTCGAGCTGCAGCAGCCGTTGTTAAAGGTCGCACTAAATCTGAAACGGTTAAAGAAGCGATTGTTGTTCCAGGTTCTGGCGCGGTAAAAGCGCAAGCGGAATTGGAAGGGCTCGATAAAATTTTTACTGCGGCCAATATCGAGTGGCGTGAACCGGGTTGCTCAATGTGTCTTGCTATGAATGCCGATCGACTTGGCGCTGGTGAACATTGTGCGTCCACATCAAACCGCAATTTTGAGGGGCGCCAAGGTTATGGCGGTCGTACGCATCTTGTGAGCCCCGCTATGGCTGCCGCCGCGGCGATTGCCGGCCATTTTGTCGATGTTCGTGAATATTAAGGTTAGAGGAGGGTACTAATGAAAAGTTTTACAACCGTCACTGGCCTTGTTGCACCGATGGACAGGCCGAATGTTGATACCGATTTAATCATCCCAAAGCAGTTTTTAAAATCTATACAGCGCACAGGTTTTGGGCCTAATTTGTTTGACGAATTGCGTTACTTGGATGTGGGTGAGCCCGGAAGAGATAATAGTCAGCGTCCAGTTAATGCTGAGTTTCCTCTTAACTTTAAGCGGTACCAAGGGGCTAGCGTATTATTGGCGCGAGAAAACTTCGGATGTGGTTCTAGTCGTGAGCATGCGCCTTGGGCATTAGATGAATACGGGTTCCGTGCTGTTATTGCGTCTAGTTTTGCTGATATTTTCTATAATAATTGCTTCAAAAATGGCCTATTGCCTATTGTGCTGGATGAGCAAGACGTCAGTGATTTATTTGACGCTATGTACGTTAAAGAAGGCTATGAGCTCACGATTGATTTAAAGCAGCAAAAAGTTATTTCAGACAGTGCAGAATATAGCTTTAAAGTTGATGAATTTCGTAAGCATTGCCTGCTAAATGGCTTTGATGATATTAGTCTTACACTACAAGATGCCGATGCTATAACCACTTATGAAGACAAACGTCGACAAGAAAAGCCTTGGCTATTCGACGCGGTAAGTCAGTAGCTAAACTTTGATTTGAGAGGGAATTACCTTGAGTAAAAAAATAGTATTGTTGCCCGGCGACGGAATTGGGCCAGAGATTATGGCTGAAGCGGTAAAAGTGCTGGAAGTTGTAGATAAGCAATTTAAATTGGGTTTGAAGTTTGAAGAAGATTTGATTGGTGGTTGTGCAATAGATGTGCACGGTGTACCGCTCGCTAATTCTACACTTGAGAAGTGTCAGGCAGCCGATGCCGTGTTAATGGGTTCTGTTGGTGGTCCCAAGTGGGACGCAATGGATTCTAGTATTCGCCCGGAAAAGGGTTTGTTAAAAATTCGCTATGAAATGGGATTGTTTTCGAATTTGCGCCCAGCGATTTTATACCCTCAGCTCGCGGATGCATCTTCACTAAAGCCCGAACTTGTTGCGGGCTTGGATATATTGATTGTACGTGAATTAACCGGTGGTATTTATTTTGGCGAGCCACGTGGAATTAGGCTGCTTGATAATGGCGAGCGCCAAGGGTACAACACTTATGTGTATGCCGAACATGAGGTAGAGCGTATTGGTAGAAGTGCATTTGAGATGGCGATGAAACGTGACAATCGAGTGTGCTCCGTTGATAAAGCAAATGTTTTAGAGGCCACGGTATTGTGGCGAGAAGTTATGCAGTCGTTATCGCGTGAATACCCGGAAGTAGAGCTTTCACATATGTATGTTGATAATGCTGCAATGCAATTGGTGAGAGCACCAAAACAGTTTGATGTAATCGTAACGGGCAATATGTTTGGTGATATTTTGTCGGATACCGCGGCCATGTTAACGGGCTCTATCGGAATGTTGCCCTCTGCATCGTTGAACAAAGAGGGGCGCGGGTTATACGAGCCCGTACATGGTTCAGCGCCCGATATTGCAGGGCAGGGAATAGCCAATCCGCTCGCTACAATTCTTTCTGCGGCAATGATGTTGCGCTATTCGTTAGATCAGGCGGGTGCAGCAGAGGCTATTGAAAGTGCGGTTGGCGCCGTGTTGGACAAAGGTTTACGGTCGGCCGATATCTATTCCGACGGCACAACTAAAGTGTCAACAAGTGAAATGGGTGATGCGGTAGTTGCTGCTTTGGTCGGTTAAAGGTGAATGGTGAGCCCGGTGTTTGGGCCGCCTAACTGGATATGATTCATTAATTTTTAAAGAGAGTTACATTATGAGGGTTGGATTTGTCGGTTGGCGAGGCATGGTTGGCTCAGTATTGATGGGGCGGATGCTAGAAGAAAATGATTTTGTAGGGCTCGAGCCTGTATTTTTTACAACGTCGAATGTAGGTGGAACCGCACCCGCTGTAGGCGTTGAAACGCCTGAGCTAAAAGATGCGTATGACATAACGGAATTGTCGACAATGGATGCGGTTATATCCTGCCAGGGTGGCGATTATACCGGTGCGGTTTTTTCGAAATTGCGTGAAGGTGGCTGGAAAGGCTATTGGATTGATGCAGCTTCATCCCTCCGTATGGATGACAGTGCGTTAATTATTCTTGACCCTGTGAACGATGACGTGATTCGAGAGGGGTTGGCTCGGGGTGTTAAAAACTATATAGGCGGAAATTGTACTGTTAGCTTAATGTTAATGGGATTGGGCGGTCTATTTCGAGAGGGTTTGGTCGAGTGGACATCAGCCATGACGTATCAAGCAGCGAGTGGTGCAGGCGCGCAGAACATGCGCGAGTTGATCACGCAAATGGGTGAAATTCGAGATTGCGTGGCAGATGACTTGGCTAATCCATCAGCTGCCATATTGGATATTGACCGTAAAGTGGTGTCGGCAATGCGTGACGGGTTAACGATAGATCGTTTCGGTGCGCCATTAGCGGGAAGCTTGTTGCCTTACATCGACGTACAGCGGGAAAACTTTCAGAGCAAGGAAGAGTGGAAGGCGGAAGTGGAGACCAATAAAATACTGGGTCGCTCAGGGAACCCGATTCCTATTGATGGTATTTGTGTGCGTGTTGGCGCGATGCGTTGCCATAGTCAGGCGCTGACGCTTAAATTAACTAAGGATGTGCCTTTAAGTGACATTGAGCAAATTATCGCAGCCGCCAATGATTGGGTAAACGTCATTCCTAACGATCGTGACCTTACCCTGCAGGAACTTACACCAACAAAGGTGACCGGTACTTTATCTATTCCGGTGGGGCGATTACGTAAGATGTCTATGGGGCCAAAATACCTTAGTGCATTTACGGTTGGCGATCAGTTACTCTGGGGGGCGGCAGAGCCGTTGCGCCGAATGCTGCGCATATTGCGTGAGCAATAACGATTAAAGAAATAGCATCTTCGTGGGTTCACTACGGGGATGTTTTCCCTCCTTTTATCTCTATAGCGCTACGCTTTAATCTAGCTCGATCAATGAGTGCGTTGGTAGTTGTATTGTCGCCTGATTAAAAAACGCCCATAAAATAGTGTCTTTGTTCAAAAATTACAGGTATTTAGCCGTCTTCTCGGGTCTTTTGCATGGGCAATAAGTTGAAAAAAAGCTATTTATAATGAATACTTACGACCAATACTGAAAGATTATTCGAGGTTATGGCGCTTCGGGTATGACCAAGGGTATGACTGGTTCGTGCGAGGGCCCTTTTGGGGGTTCATAGATACGCGCCAATCTGAATTATTAAAACAAGGGTTCTCCTATGGGTCATAGAATACTGGTTATGCTTTTGGCTGTTTCTGCAGTCGCATTACCGCAAGTTGTTTCTGCGTTGGGGTTGGGTGAAATCACAACAACGTCTGCACTGAATCAGCCACTCAAGGCCGAAATTAAGTTGCTACAGGTACGTGATCTCACAGAGCAAGAGATACTCGTCGGCCTTGCTTCGGCGAAAGACTTCGAGAGAGTGAAGGTCGACCGTCCTTATTTTTTAACGAACTTAAAATTTCAGGTTGAACTCAACGGGTCAGATGGCCCTGTCATATTGGTGACATCTCAAAAGCCAGTACGTGAACCTTTTATCAATTTTGTAATGCAAGCTCAGTGGCCAAGTGGCCGTCTACTGCGCGAGTATACTTTGCTGATGGATTTACCTGTTTTTGACGATAGGCCTGCGCAGTCAGTTGTTGCCGCTGAATCTCAACCGCGACAAAGACAGACATCATCCGCATCCGACACAAACCCAGCCGCGACGCAGCCGTCTAACTTCAACCCTCGTTCAGCATTTTCTGATGCACCTGAACGCCCCTTAGCTGTTCAGCAGCAAGTCCATTCCTCAATCCTTCAGGGTGGCGCAGCCAATCGTGACGATGTTTACGGGCCTGTTAAGCCAAATGATACTTTGTGGGATATTGCCAAGGAAGTTCGCCCAGATCGCAGTGTTTCAATTCAGCAAACTATGCTGGCCATACAGCGGTTGAATCCAAATGCATTTATTAATAACAATATTAACTTGTTACGAAAGGGGCAGATTTTACGGGTTCCTGACCAAGCGCAAATAATAGAATATTCAAAGCGCGAGGCTATTAGCGAAGTTGCGGTTCAAAACAATAGCTGGAGTGGAGACCCTAATGGAGGCTTTGGTCCTGCATCGGGTGCACAGCTTGAGGGTAGCCGCACCATTGGCGCCACTGATGCGCGCTCGGTGAATCGAGAAGGGCGTGTAAAGTTGACGTCTCCTGAAGATATAGACAGTAGTGTTGCTGGTCGTGGAGCGGGTTCTGGGTCTAGTAGCGCTGAAGCGTTGGAGAATGAGCTAGCAATTACGTTAGAGCAGCTTGATAAAAGCTCTCGTGAAAATATCGATTTAAAATCACGCATTGATGCACTCCAAGATCAGATCAAAACAATGGAGCGCATGATTGAGATCAGCAATGAAGATATGCGCGCATTGGAGCTTTCTGCTCAGCAAAACAGGCAGTCGCAGCAGCCTGACACCGCGCCTAACGCAGGAATAGAACCCACCCTACCGGAAGACGTAATCCAGGCGGAAAGCGGTGAGCCTGATGTGGCAGAAGTTACTGAAGATGTTCTGAGTGAGGAAGCTTTGAACGAAGAGCCTACGCTGGAGCCAACGGCTATACCCACGCCTAAAAAGGTTGTAGTAGCGTCTAGGCCGGTGGAAAAGACGTTTGTTGATCATTTACTTGATAACATTATTTTTATTGGCGCTGGATTGGCGGCCATTTTATTAGCTGCGTTCTTGTTTGTTCGTCATAGACAGTCTAACGAAGAATTGATAGACGACTCAGAAGACTTTATTGGACAAGCGCATACACCGTTCGATGACGTAGGTATTGAGGACGAAGAATTTACAGAGCCCTCCGATATCGATGATGTAAATCTATCTGAGTTTGATGAGGATGAGCCTGAGGTAGAAATAGAGCCTACTGAAGCGGATGATACTGCTGAAGCGCAAACTGAAGATGTTGTTGCAGAAGCGGATATATACATCGCTTACGGCAAACTGGATCAAGCCGAAGAAATGTTGCTTAAGGCTTTGGATCGTGATGCTTCAAATACTGATGTTCGTGTGAAATTGCTAGAAGTGTACTCTCAGCAACAAGACCCTGAAAAATTTGATCCACATTATGCCCAATTACTTTTCTCGAACGATGATTCGGCTAAGCAAAGAGGAGAGCAGTTACGCGAATCTATTGGCGGAGCGGCGCCTTTCGAGTCGAGTTTATATGATGCTGATGTATCAGCAAGTGCTCTGGTGGATGTTGATGTTGACTCAAATGATCAGGCCGAAATACCTGAAGAAGAGGTTTCTAACGATTTTGGTGAATTGACGCTTGAATTTGAAAGTACCGGTGATAATACCGGTTCAGAAATTGTTAGTGAGGCCGATGCACTCGAAGAAAGTCTTGATTTTGAATTGGATCTTGGCGGGGAGAATTCTTTAGATCAAGACGAGTTTGGGTTGGAGGCTCTTAGTGATGACGCCGTTGACCCACTTGACGACGGCTTAGCGCTAGAGTTGGATTTAAGTGAAATCGATGGTGATATTGACTTTGAAATTGAGGCGTCAGGCGACGACAGCATTGAAGTCGAATCTGATCTGGAATTCGATCTCTCTGACGATTTGGTCGAGGATGAGTTGAGCTTGGATCTCGATATCGATTCTACTGAAGTTAATGATGCAGACGACCTCTCTATTGACGAATTTGACTTAGAGTTCGATCTCGAATCTGCTTCTGAAGACATCATGGCGATTGATGATTCAGTGTCAGACGTTTCTAGTGCCGATCCGCTTGTGGTAGATGAGCTCGAATCTCTATCTGATCTCGAATCTTTATCCGAAATCGAAGTTCTATCTGAATTCGAACTAGATGAATCGGGTGCAGATGAATTACTCAGCTTTGAGGAAGCCTTGGAGGCAGATCTACCTGAAGATTCAGCCGCTTTTGAGGAGGCCTCTTTGGAGGAAAATACGTCAGAGCTAACATTAGAGTCTGGCGATGAGTTTGACGACTTTGATTTAGGTGATCTTGATCTTGATGGGTTGTCTACGGATGAGCCTGAAGATTTATCTGTGGTTACTGGTTTTGATTTAGAGGATGGTCTAGATGATGTTTCGCTAGAGTCAGAATTCGACGGTGAGCCTGTAGAAGAATTGCCAAACGAAGCACTTAATGACGATTTGTCTGCTGATATTGATAGTGATTTAAGTCTAGACGCTCTTGATGCAGAAATTGAAAGCTTGTCTGCAAATGACGAAGCTGACGAGCTTACTCTTGAAGATGATTTTTTAGATGTGCTTGAAGAGGGCTTAGATGATACTGATGGAGTGGCCTCGGATGTTGAGCTGGTAGCTGAGGGCAGTAACTCTTCAGAGGACTTATCGTTAACGAGTAGTTTAGATCTATCTGCACTTGACCAAGAGCTAGATGAGCTAACGTCGGGGCTTGGTGTCGAAGAAGCTGATATTGATAGCTTAGAATTGACGGCAGCGGATGATATGGATGAGCCTGTTGCCGGAGAAAAGCTTGCTCAGCCAACGGTAATGGAAGAGCCAGTAACAGATTTTGGTGATTTTGAAATTGAGCTCGAAGCTGATTTTGACGAAGATATTAATGGTGATGAACCGTTGGACCTATTAGTGTCTGGTGTTGATGATAGTGACAGTGCTCACGATGTTGGTGCCGAAACACTGGAAGAAGAATTGGTCGAAGAGGAAGATTATACTGGTGGCGAAGATACGTTATTTGATCAAGCTATCGCCGATATTCCTGATGCGGGTTTAGACTTCGATATACCCGAAATTAATCCGGAGTCTGACGATGACGATGATGACTTGGGCTTTTTGAGTGATAGTGACGAGACAGCAACTAAGCTAGATTTGGCTCGTGCCTATATTGATATGGGCGATGCAGATGGTGCTCGGGATATTCTCGATGAAATATTGAAAGAGGGTAACGCTCAGCAGAAACAAGAAGCTGAGAATCTGTTATCGCGCGTCTAGCGCGTTACGATTAGCCCGTTAGCTATAAAGCCCTGCCAATGCAGGGCTTTTTTATTCACCCGTTATACTGCAGTCAGCTATTAGTCTCATGTCTTACGAACCGCGCAATACATATATACGTAATGTTGAAATTAAAACGGGAATGCTGTTTCCAGACGGAATGTCGCGTATAGCGCTCGGCATTGAGTATTCAGGTTCTGGCTTGAACGGCTTTCAAAAGCAAACGAGCACGCAGAACACAGTGCAACACCATATTGAATCAGCGTTAAGTTATGTTGCCGATGAGCCTGTTACGCTTGTGTGTGCAGGAAGAACGGATGCTGGTGTTCATGCAAGTGGTCAAGTTGTCCATTTCGATACACTGGCAATTAGGCCCTCGAAGGCGTGGGTTCAGGGCGCAAATGCGCGTTTGCCAAGCGGCATTCGTATTCATTGGGCTCAAGCGGTAGATTCGAGTTTTCATGCTCGGTTTAGTGCACAGGCACGTCGTTACCGCTATGTTATTCATGCCGCGCCGGTGCGATCGGCTGTTATGGGCACTCAAGTGACTTGGACTGGGGATGCGCTCGATTTGCCTGCAATGCAAAGTTGCGTTACTGCGTTATTGGGTGTTCACGATTTTAGCGCGTTTCGTGCTTCTCAGTGTCAAGCGCGAAGCCCTATACGAGAGATGCAGCGTATAGGGCTGTACGAAGTCGGCCAGTTTATTGTTTTGGATATAACAGCAAACGCCTTTTTACATCATATGGTTCGCAATATAGTCGGTGCTGTGCTGGATATAGGGCGTGGGAGGCGGCCTGTCGATTGGTTGGCGACCCTGCTAAAAGGGCGTGATCGCACTTTATCTGCGGCTACAGCGCCACCACACGGCCTCTACCTAGTGACCGTTGATTATCCTGTAAATTTTGGGTTGCCTAATAGTGAAATAGGGCCTTCATTTCTGGCTCCCAAGCTAGAACGCTGAACTTATTCGTCGTTAACAGCAAACCAGATTTATCAATTCTCTCCAAAGTGCTTGGTTTTCTGGTACCATTTCGCGTTTTTTAGGTATTTGAATTCTCTGGAGAGACTTACACAGAGGAACGAGGAATCAGTGTGCGTATAAAAGTGTGTGGTATTACGAACGTAAGCGATGCGCGTGTAGCGGTAGAAGCCGGTGTAGATGCCATCGGCTTAGTCTTCTATGAACCCAGCCCTCGTAATATTGCCGATTTAGACGTTGCACAAGAAATAGCGTTGTCAGTTGGTCCTTTCGTGACGGTTGTTGCATTGTTTGTGAATCCTACAGTTGCATTTGTTCAACGCATACTTAAAAACGTACCTCTACATATTTTACAATTCCATGGTGATGAAGAAGCTGAGTTTTGTAAGCAATTTAATCGTCCATATATGAAAGCGCTGCGTATGAAAGAGGGCGTAGATGTTAATGCCCAGGTGGCACAATACCCGTGCGCAACCGGTATATTGTTAGATGCTTATAAGAAAGGGGTGCCCGGCGGTACAGGGGAAACCTTTGATTGGGCGCGAGTACCTGAGAAACCTTTAGCACCAATAGTTTTGGCTGGTGGCTTAACGCCAAACAATATTGCAAAGGCGGTGTTGTCCGTAGGTGTTTATGGTGTAGACGTAAGTGGCGGGGTTGAGTTGTCACCCGGCGTAAAAGATAAAAACAAAATTAAAGCGTTTGTAGATAATGCGAAGGTGGAGCGATTAAGTGAGTAGTAAAGTGGATAGTGATAGCGCAAAAATTGATTATTCAGCAGTCCCAGACGACAACGGACATTTCGGCATATTTGGCGGCAAATTTGTATCAGAAACACTGATGCATGCGTTGGATGACTTGGATTCACTCTATAAACGCGTAAAAGATACTCCAGAGTTCCAGCAGGAATTTGACTACGATCTAGCGCACTATGTTGGTCGCCCGTCACCGTTGTATTTTGCAGAGCAATTAACGAAAGCGGTCGGTGGCGCGAAGATCTACCTTAAGCGCGAAGATTTGAATCACACGGGCGCGCACAAGGTTAATAATACAATCGGTCAAGCTTTGTTAGCTAAATATACCGGTAAAACTCGCGTAATTGCGGAAACCGGTGCGGGACAGCACGGTGTGGCGACCGCAACGGTAGCTGCTCGCTTGGGCTTGAAATGCGTAGTGTATATGGGCGCGGAAGATGTCCAGCGCCAGGCGCTGAATGTCTACCGCATGAAATTATTAGGTGCGGAAGTGGTTCCTGTCACGTCAGGGTCTAAGACACTCAAAGATGCTATGAATGAGGCGATGCGAGATTGGGTTACCAATGTCGACGATACGTTTTATATTATTGGAACAGTCGCCGGGCCTCATCCTTACCCACAATTAGTTCGTGATTTTCAGTGTGTGATCGGTCGTGAAGCACGGCAGCAAAGTTTGACGCAAACGGGCAAACTACCCGATGCCTTGGTGGCTTGCGTGGGTGGAGGATCAAATGCAATTGGCTTGTTCCACCCTTTTCTTGAAGATGAAAGCGTCAAAATGTACGGCGTAGAAGCTGGTGGTTTAGGGGTTGAAACAGGTAAGCATGCCGCTCCATTAAACGATGGTATCCCTGGCATTTTACACGGTAATCGCACGTATCTAATGGAA is a genomic window of Teredinibacter purpureus containing:
- a CDS encoding TIGR04219 family outer membrane beta-barrel protein → MKNWNSRLYAPLLIGGCSLLSSHTLADTVLGIYAGAGSWDVSLDGSMGIDDVPITTDELGLETDKSSFFYVALEHPIPLIPNIRIQRATLKSEGFAVVDREFTWDEISFPASAPTTTLLDFNQTDLTLYYEILDNWVSMDVGITAKILDGQASIESEPEGAEPIEEITELNGGLPMIYGMARFDIPTTGAYVAGMINYISYDNSTISDIEIKAGWMFESALDIGAEFGYRQFKMTLVDFEGANADLTYDGPYFNLALHF
- a CDS encoding LysR family transcriptional regulator produces the protein MDTETLKAFIAVAEHQSFSLAAESLHLTQPAISKRIAALEKKLNHCLFDRLGREVILTEAGETLRPRAEQILRSITDTERTIKELTGNISGVLRVATSHHIGLHHLPPVLHAFTSKHQHVNLQFEFLDSEQAHERVTHGDCELAVVTLAPKIQEPLIGERIWSDPLVFVAARNHPLAAAHTISLEILSRQAAILPDLNTFTGRLVKRCFDEVDLKLELSMTTNYLETIKMMVSVGLGWSVLPKTMVDDQMIEIPVKNVHLKRELGVVTHAKRTLGNAALAFYETLRDKGA
- the leuC gene encoding 3-isopropylmalate dehydratase large subunit, whose amino-acid sequence is MTPRTLYDKLWDDHEVTQRDDGSSLIYIDRHIVHEVTSPQAFEGLRLAGRKPWRVDSVVATPDHNVPTTSFERASGVDGIADPISKIQVQTLDDNCDELGIVEFKINDRRQGIVHVVGPETGACLPGMTIVCGDSHTSTNGALGALAFGIGTSEVEHVLATQCIVAKKMKNMLIRVDGELGKGVTSKDVVLAIIGKIGTAGGTGYAIEFGGDVFQSMSMEGRLTVCNMAIEAGARAGMVAVDDITIEYVKGRAFAPKGDVWEKAESDWRGYCSDDGAVFDKVVELKGADIKPQVSWGTSPEMVLPIDGAIPDPSAENDEVKAGGITRALEYMGLKAGQAIEDIYVDRVFIGSCTNSRIEDIRAAAAVVKGRTKSETVKEAIVVPGSGAVKAQAELEGLDKIFTAANIEWREPGCSMCLAMNADRLGAGEHCASTSNRNFEGRQGYGGRTHLVSPAMAAAAAIAGHFVDVREY
- the leuD gene encoding 3-isopropylmalate dehydratase small subunit; amino-acid sequence: MKSFTTVTGLVAPMDRPNVDTDLIIPKQFLKSIQRTGFGPNLFDELRYLDVGEPGRDNSQRPVNAEFPLNFKRYQGASVLLARENFGCGSSREHAPWALDEYGFRAVIASSFADIFYNNCFKNGLLPIVLDEQDVSDLFDAMYVKEGYELTIDLKQQKVISDSAEYSFKVDEFRKHCLLNGFDDISLTLQDADAITTYEDKRRQEKPWLFDAVSQ
- the leuB gene encoding 3-isopropylmalate dehydrogenase; protein product: MSKKIVLLPGDGIGPEIMAEAVKVLEVVDKQFKLGLKFEEDLIGGCAIDVHGVPLANSTLEKCQAADAVLMGSVGGPKWDAMDSSIRPEKGLLKIRYEMGLFSNLRPAILYPQLADASSLKPELVAGLDILIVRELTGGIYFGEPRGIRLLDNGERQGYNTYVYAEHEVERIGRSAFEMAMKRDNRVCSVDKANVLEATVLWREVMQSLSREYPEVELSHMYVDNAAMQLVRAPKQFDVIVTGNMFGDILSDTAAMLTGSIGMLPSASLNKEGRGLYEPVHGSAPDIAGQGIANPLATILSAAMMLRYSLDQAGAAEAIESAVGAVLDKGLRSADIYSDGTTKVSTSEMGDAVVAALVG
- the asd gene encoding aspartate-semialdehyde dehydrogenase; this translates as MRVGFVGWRGMVGSVLMGRMLEENDFVGLEPVFFTTSNVGGTAPAVGVETPELKDAYDITELSTMDAVISCQGGDYTGAVFSKLREGGWKGYWIDAASSLRMDDSALIILDPVNDDVIREGLARGVKNYIGGNCTVSLMLMGLGGLFREGLVEWTSAMTYQAASGAGAQNMRELITQMGEIRDCVADDLANPSAAILDIDRKVVSAMRDGLTIDRFGAPLAGSLLPYIDVQRENFQSKEEWKAEVETNKILGRSGNPIPIDGICVRVGAMRCHSQALTLKLTKDVPLSDIEQIIAAANDWVNVIPNDRDLTLQELTPTKVTGTLSIPVGRLRKMSMGPKYLSAFTVGDQLLWGAAEPLRRMLRILREQ